From the genome of Patescibacteria group bacterium:
AATTACTGGAAAAAAAGGAAAAAGGAGAAGCCGTTGAGGTTTCCAACCTTGAATCGGCCAGGGGAGGACTTCTGGTTGACTGGCAGGGAGTCAGGGGATTTTTACCGGCTTCGCAATTAGCCTCCGCTTTAGGCCAAAAATCTTTAGGTGAGAAGATTAGGGTTATTGTTTTGGATATTGACAAAACAACCAATCGTTTGGTTTTTTCCGAAAAAAGGGCACAGGGAGAAAAAAGGAATCCTGAGGCCTTAGCCAAAATCAAAATTGCCCAAACTTATAAAGGGACCGTTTCAGGCATCGTCCCTTTCGGGGTTTTTGTCAACGTTGAAGGGGTTGAGGGTTTGGTGCATATTTCCGAAATGGCCTGGGAAAAAGTCGGCAACCCCAGTGACTACTATAAAATCGGCGATAAAATCAAAGTTCTGGTTATCTCAACAAATACCTTAACCGGACGCCTTAATTTATCAGTCAAGCAGTTGACTGCCGATCCCTGGCAGGAATTGGTGAAAAAATACAATCCGGAACAGCAAATTACCGGTAAAGTTAAAAAAATCTCCAGTTTCGGCGTTTTTGTCGAATTGGAAAAGGGGATCGAGGGTCTTATCCATATCTCCAAAATTCCGCCCGAGGTTGAACTTAAGGAAAATGAAAAAATCACCTGTGTCATCGAAGGCATTGATTATCAAAAAAGAAAGATTTCCTTAACCTTGGTTTTAAAAGAAAAACCAGTGGGGTACCGGTAGGTGGCGAGGCTGGCGGTAACGAATTTTCTCACCTCGCATTGTCCTTGGTAGATTATTGTGCTAGTGCACTAGCACGTAGTTTTACTACAAGAATTGGCAGGAGCGTAAGTGCGGGGTTGTCGAAAATTGTTACGCGCCATCCTCTCAAAAAATGAAGACTTACTCTAAATTCATCTGTCAGCAGTGCGGGTATGAATCGGCTTCGTGGTTGGGGAAATGTCCCAATTGCGGTACCTGGAATTCACTCGTCGAAACCGCCGTTATGGAACCTGCGTCTTCTAAAAGGACTACTTTAAGAGAAGGCAAGATAAACCCGCAAAAACTTTCCGAAATCAAAAGTCTTTCCCAAAAAAGAATTTTAACCGGTCTTGAGGAATTGGATCGGGTTTTAGGCGGGGGAATTGTCCCCGGGAGTGTTGTTCTTCTGGCGGGTAATCCCGGTATCGGTAAATCAACTTTGCTTTTACAAATTTGTGCCAAGTTAGGGGGTCTTTATGTTTGCGGCGAAGAGTCCCCGGAGCAAGTAAAAATCCGCGCCGAGCGCTTAAAAATTAAGACCGATAGTCTTTTACTATTTCCGGAGATTGATGCGGATATAATTTGTACCCAAATACAAGAATTAAAGCCGTTAATGGTTATTATTGATTCTATTCAAACTTTAGAAACTTCCGACCTAACCGGGGCCAGCGGTTCTGTTGGACAAATCCGAGAGTGCGCAACACGATTGACGCGGGTGGCCAAACAATTAGGGGTGCCGATTTTTTTAATCGGTCATGTGACCAAAGAAGGAGCCATTGCCGGACCAATGGTTTTGGAACACTTAGTGGATACGGTTTTAATTTTGGAAGGCGAAAAATTTTATCCGGGTCGGACTTTACATTCTTTGAAAAACCGTTTTGGCCCAACGGATGAGGTCGGTATTTTCCAAATCGAGGACGGAGGGATGGTCGAAATTAAAAACCCCTCGGCTTTATTTTTACAGGAAAGAGAAAAAGAGGTTCCCGGTTCGGTCGTTGTCCCTCTTTTAGAAGGAACAAGACCAATCCTGGTCGAAATTCAGGCCCTCGCGGTGCCGACAAACTTAGCTTTTCCCCGCCGTATCGCCAGTGGTTTTGATCAGGGTCGTTTAACGATTTTGGCCGCCATTATTAATCGCCGCTTGGGTTTGCCCCTCCAATCATGGGATATTTTTGTCAATATTCCCGGCGGCTTGGTCGTGCACGAGCCGGCGGCTGATTTAGGCGTGGCCTTGGCGATTATTTCCAGTTTTAAAGGTAAAGCCCTACCTTCAAAAAGTTTTGTTTTTGGTGAAGTCGGGCTTTTGGGCGAAATAAGAAAAGTCATCGGCGAAGAAAAAAGGGTCAAAGAGGCTAGGCGCTTAGGTTTCACCATACCCATTACCCCCACCAATGTTAAGACACTCGTCAGTGTCAGTCAAAAAATCCTCCGTTAAAAGAGCCTCTTTTTGACAGGTTTTTCTATCCCCAAATTATCAACAAGGAATTAGTGTATCTTAAAAGATTGTTACAACGCTCTATAACTATTATCTAAAATTATAGGATATCAACTATTTTAAGTTTAAAATACTATGGGGTCTTGACAAAGGTTTTTTGATGTGCTATAGCTTAAATAAGGCTTTATTTTATGCACAAAATACTTGATAAAATTTTAGGCAGGAACAAGAAAAGAATGAATAAGGTGGGTGCTGATTTTGAAAATGAGGCGGTTTTAAAAGTCGCCCAGGAACAATTAAGAGAATTGGCACGTAAAGGTTTATCGATTCCGGTTTTTACATTGTGAGGGAACAAAAAAGAGCATCACTACCGCAAGCCGCACGCCTCGAGTAGTAATGCCCTTTGTGTTGGCAATCGGTCACTAGGCAGAGGTGACCGAATGCCTATGTCTTATGAATTAACATTAAATAAAAAGTTTGTCAAGTAAAATTCTTGAGGCAAAATCTTAAAATTTAGCGGATAAAAACAACTTTAATTTAGAAGAAATATTTTTAGGGAGTAGTGTGTAGGGCAGGCATACTACTCCCTTTTTAATTCTACTTGGACTTATATCTTTAAAAACTTACCCAGCCGAATTTGTTAATCCAGATAACTCCCCAAAGATTAACGATGATACCCGAAAGGAGCAGCAGCCAATGATGCCATTTCAAACCACTTCGAGCCACACCCTTAATGGTTAAAAAAAGCAAAAAAGGGTAGAAATCGACGGCATAACGATAGCCAAACTGGGTCCACCCCGTACCTCCTCGTAAACCAACTAATAAAAAAATTAAAAAAATTGCCAACCAGGCAAATTTGACAACGGTTTCTTTAATATTAGCCGTCAAGCTATAAATAAAGGCTGGCGTGGTGATCCAAATAGCTAAACCATACCAGGAGGGCTGCACGAAGGGAAAATAATCCAACCTTTTGGGCATTTCTAAAAACATGATCCGCAAGTGCTCTAGAAGATAAACAGGGTTGAGCATGCCCTGAGTAAACCAAGGCTCGTTAAGAATTCCCGGGATAAGATAGTAACCCTTGTCGTAAAAAACTCCGAACCTGACAAAATTATAAACGGCATTAAAGCCCAGAAAGATGACGATGGGAAAACTGAAAAGAAAGATATTTTTAAGGGTCAGAATCTTCTCTTTCAATAAGTACAAAAAGAAAGGTATGGCTAAAATTGTATGGATCCTTGAGAGGTAGGCGGCGCCGATGAAAACTCCGACTAGCGACAATCTTCTTTGGCCCACCGCTTCTCTGACAGCGGCTAAAAGGAAGAAACAGGCAGTCAGCTGGCCAAGATACCAAACGGAACCGGTAGCGGAAAGATACCAAATAATTGAGCTAAAACCGGATAGAATGGCTGACCACAAAGCAATTTTTCGGTTATGAGTCACTGTCTGCGCTAAAAGAAAGGTCATAACGACAATACCGGCTCCGATTAAATGGGCCAGAATTTGTTGAGGAAAATTTTTACCAAAAAAAGCCACAAAAGGAAGAGCTATGATGGCGGCCATGGGTGGTTGGATAACATAAAATTTTCCCGGACCAGCGGGCACGAGTTCGCTTAACCAGCTTGGTTGTTCGGTCAGCCAATAGCGTCCCTGCAAAAAGGCATCGGCCAGTCTCACAAAATAATTATAGGGAGTTGTGCCTCCGGACGTTAACCAATAGATGAAAGCGGAAAGACTAAATAATAAAAATAAACCGAGAGAAGATTTTTTTCCCATAATTATTTGTAAATATTTCTTATTAATTGTATCATTTTTCTGATGGCTAAGGGAAAACTAACCGTTGGTATGGGTTTTTTGCTTGTTTTTTCAGTTTTAATGGTTTTCTATTTGAAAACTTTATTACCAACAGTCGGTTTTTGGGACACCGGTGAATTACAAACAATTGCCTCTACTTTTGATATCGGTCATCCGACCGGTTACCCGACCTATATCGTCCTTGGTAAAATTTGGTTGACCATTTTTCCTTTTGGCTCAGTCGCTTGGCGCATGAATCTCTTTTCCGCCATCTGTGTTTCTTTATCCTCTGGCTTTTTATTTTTATTAATAAAAAAGATCACTAAAGATTCGGCCGTCTCTTTCTTGGCGGGGTTAGTTTTCGGCTTGGGCAAACCAATCTGGGACATGGCGGTAAGAGCGGAAGTCCATAGCCTTCATTTGTTATTGACGACGATGGTGATTTTTCTTTTTTATAAAATAATCGTTGAAAAACAAGCGGAATTATTATCCGTTGTCTCCTTACTTATTGGTTTATCAATTGGCAACCATATGCTTTCGATTTTTTTTCTGCCTCTTTTGGGCTTGACGTTTCTTCTAAAAATTAAATCGCTTAACCTTAAATTATTAATTAATTCGTTGCTTTTATTTTTGCTGGGGCTTTCGGTTTATCTTTTATTACCGATCCTGTCTTTAGTTAAGGAGCCGTTAGTCATTAATTATAAAATTGACAATTTGACTAATTTTTACCGTCACGTTTTCGGCAGCGATTTTTCCGGGTTCATGCACGCATGGACGAAGAACAGTTTTAAGGAGACAATGCTTTATTATTATTCGAGCCTTGGGACCTTCTTGCCCTCGTTTTTTTTGATACCGGCAGCCATCGGCTTCTTCTTTGGATTAAAAAAACTTTCTCAATTTACAATTCTGACTCTTATTTTATTCCTTTCGACCCTCTACTTTAGCCTTCATTATCAGAACGCGATTTTGGAACGTTATTTTATCTCTTCTTTTTTAATCATTATCATCTGGGGTTTTAGTAGTTTTTCCTTTATTAACCAGACAATCGGTCGTCTTTCTTTCTTAATTTTATTTTTACTGATTTTTATGTTGTTTGGGGAGATAAAAACCAATTATCCTTTAGTTGACCAAAGCCAAAACTACCAGGCGCTAATTTATGCCGAAAACACCCTAAAGATTGTTCCCAAAGATAGCGTTATTTTTGCGTGGTGGAGTTATTCCACACCGCTTTGGTATTTAACTAAAGTTGAAAAAATAAGAAACGACGTGACCATCATTAATGATGGGCCGGAGAAGTGGCTGGAATTGGCTAAAAAATTTAATGGAATCAGGCCGGTTTATTTTATCGAAAAAATACCCCTTCAAGATCAAGATTATGAACTTGAAGCGGCGAAGACAATCTTTCGGCTTAAAAAGAAAAATTAAAACGAGTATCTTTGATATAATGAATTGAATTTGGTTTATAAGTCCTAAGACTCTGCAATATGCCCTTATTATTGTTTCTGGCCTTTTTAGGAAGATTGTTTCTCTTGCCGTTGCCTGGCTTTGGCATTGATATCAATGATTGGATGGCCTGGGCCAACCATCTTTTAGCGGTCGGGCCGGCGCGATTTTATGGCACGATTTGGTGCGATTATTTACCGGCCTATCTTTATGTTCTTTGGTTTTTGGCAGATCTCCATAGGTTTATTCCCAATCTTCCTTATGAAATTTTAATGAAAATTCCGGCGGTTTTGGCTGATTTGGGGATTGGTTTTTTTATTTATCAGACAGTCAAAGAAAACCGCTCTTCCAGGCTGGCTCTTTTAACCGCCGGTTTATTTTTATTTAATCCGTTCACTTTTTTTAACAGCGCTATCTGGGGACAAATTGATTCGGTTTTTAGTTTGTCGCTTCTTTCAAGCGTTTTTCTCTTGTTAAAAAAAAGAGAAAAGCTAAGCTTTGTCGTTTTGGGAGTCTCATGTCTTTTGAAGCCGCAGGCCATCTTTTTCCTCCCTTTATTTCTTTTATGGATGGTTACCAAAAAAGCAACGGTAGGCGAGATTGTCATTAATCTTTTCGCTTTTGCGGGCAGTATTTTCTTGATCAGCCTGCCGTTTTTTCCTCAAAATCCGCTTTCCGGATTAATGCAGCTTACCATCAAAAGCAGTAATACCTATCCTTATACCTCGCTCTTTGCCGTAAATTTATGGGGTCTTTTGGGGACCTGGGAACCAGACAATTTAAATTTTATGGGCTTGTCTTATCAGTTTTGGGGTTTTCTTCTTTTAGCCTCGGGTTTGCTTTTTACCTATTTTCTTTATTGGCAAAAGAAAAACGTCATGTTTTTCTTTTTTTCGGCAGCCCTGATCGTTTTAATGTTTTTTATGTTGCCGACGCGCGTGCACGAGCGCTGGTTTTATGCTTTTTTTCCTTTTTTTCTCATTACGGCGGCTTTGACTAACAAAAGAAAAATCTGGTTTGGTTACGGGACATTATCGGTTCTTCATTTTCTAAATCTTTATTACGTTTACACTTATTACAATCAGAATTTTCTGAAAATTACCCAATTGACAGATTTTATCGGTAACAACTTCAAATTTTTAAGTTTTCTTTCGGTGACAATTTTTGGCTTAATTTTAGTTTGGGGAATAAGGGGATTGGGGAAATTAGAGAAATTTGTCTGGGAGAAAAAGATAAAAAGAGAAATGATTTTAGTTATTTTCCTGTTTTTTGTAAGCTTTCTTATTAGAGTGATACGTTTAGATATTCCAAAGACTTACATATTTGATGAAGTTTACCACGCTTTTACGGCCGTGGAAATGGAAAAGGGAAATTTAGCGGCCTGGGAGTGGTGGAATACGCCGCCTAAGGGTTTTGCCTATGAATGGACGCATCCGCCTTTGGCCAAGGAAATGATGATTTTGGGGATTAAGATTTTTGGGGAAAATTCTTTTGCCTGGCGTTTTCCGGTGGCGCTTTTCGGCGCCGGGGTTATCGTCCTGGGTTATCTTTTGGGTAAACAGCTTTTTAATCAGCGTGTCGGTTTAATCACGGCCTTTCTTTTAAACTTTGACGGTTTGGTTTTTGTCCAGTCGAGAATCGGCATGAACGACACCTTTTTTCTTTTCTTTATGCTTTTGGCGTTTTATCTGTTTACCAGGTATCGATCAGAAGCTGGGTCCTCACTTTTTCAACCCGCACCCGGGTCTGCCTCCATTCAAAGACCTGGGCATAGCACGTTGTTCTTTCCGATGGGTGGCGTCAGGGGTGCTCTTGAAAAAGGAGATACCCATCTTCTCTTTATGAGTATAAGCCTGGGTTTGGCTCTGGCTTCCAAATGGACAGCCATGTACGCGATCGGGATTTTGGGAGGTTTATTTCTTTTCAGAGCCGTCGCCAACGAATTTTTTCGCTCCACCTTGTCAACCCTGATAAAGAAATCAAGTGATAGCACGCAGTCAGATTTAGGTCAAGACGAAGCCGTAAGCTGTGAAGCTACAAAAATTGTTGGACGCCATCTCTTGCGGGGATTTTTTAAGTTTCTTTTAATTTTTCTTGCTATTCCGCTTCTCGTTTATCTTTTTACTTATCTGCCTTTCTTTGCCGGCGGGCATACCTGGCAGCAGTTTGACGGACTCCAGCACCAAATGTGGTGGTATCATACCGGGCTTAAAGCGACTCATCCGTTTACCTCATCCTGGTACTCCTGGCCGTTTATGTTTAGGCCGGTTTGGTATTATGTTGACTATGGTAAAGAGACGATTGCCAATATTTACGCCATGGGCAATCCGGCGATCTGGTGGTTTGGTCTTTTGGCGGTCGGCTACACTTTAGTATTAAGTATTAAGTATTTAGTATTAAGTATAAAACGAAAATACTTTATACCTGATACTTTCTACTTAATACTTATTGTTGTGGGTTATTTTGGTTTCTTTCTTCCCTGGGCTTTGTCGCCGCGGATTATGTTTCTTTATCATTATCTGCCCTCCATTCCCTTTATGTGTTTAGCCCTGGGGTATAGTTTAGACAAACTCTGGCAAAGTCCTCGGTTTAAAATACTTGCTATTTACTACTTAATACTTGTTATTTTGGTCTTTGTCTATTTTTATCCTCATCTTTCGGCCCTGCCGATTCTTAAAGAATTAAACGAAACCTATTTTTGGTTTCCCAGCTGGCGCTGACCTGACAAACAAAAAAAAGAATCATAAAATAAGCGTCGTTATCAATCTTTTCTGCTCTTCTTGCCCGGAAAGGTAAATTTTTATGTCACCATCATCAGATAAACTTGAAAAGACTTTGGGATTGGCGGATTTAAGACAAGCCAATAGAGTTGCGGAAGCAAAGATTATAAAAAGATTAGATTTTTTAGCCCCTAGTTACCAAACATACGTTTTAAAAGGCTTTGTTTTTGACAGAGACGGAGGAGAATTATACATCCACCCACTTTACCAAGGAGAAGATCAAAGGTTTCGAGTTTTAGGAGGAGCAGGGTTTGACAAGGAATTTGAAGTCTTTCCCACAAAAGTAACCGATACGAATGTTGCCTGGAGGTCAGGTTTACAAAAGGCATATCCTTGGAGCGACACGATGTTTCGTCTTTTTTTAGACGAAAACGGAAGACT
Proteins encoded in this window:
- a CDS encoding S1 RNA-binding domain-containing protein, whose amino-acid sequence is MEELLNNTGYQLRGFKKGDTVTGKVISIKPSEILIDIGYKSLGIISEREIDLVAGLFPNLKVGDEILVQIVSPETDAGQIVLSIRRAGLDKKWQELLEKKEKGEAVEVSNLESARGGLLVDWQGVRGFLPASQLASALGQKSLGEKIRVIVLDIDKTTNRLVFSEKRAQGEKRNPEALAKIKIAQTYKGTVSGIVPFGVFVNVEGVEGLVHISEMAWEKVGNPSDYYKIGDKIKVLVISTNTLTGRLNLSVKQLTADPWQELVKKYNPEQQITGKVKKISSFGVFVELEKGIEGLIHISKIPPEVELKENEKITCVIEGIDYQKRKISLTLVLKEKPVGYR
- the radA gene encoding DNA repair protein RadA, which encodes MKTYSKFICQQCGYESASWLGKCPNCGTWNSLVETAVMEPASSKRTTLREGKINPQKLSEIKSLSQKRILTGLEELDRVLGGGIVPGSVVLLAGNPGIGKSTLLLQICAKLGGLYVCGEESPEQVKIRAERLKIKTDSLLLFPEIDADIICTQIQELKPLMVIIDSIQTLETSDLTGASGSVGQIRECATRLTRVAKQLGVPIFLIGHVTKEGAIAGPMVLEHLVDTVLILEGEKFYPGRTLHSLKNRFGPTDEVGIFQIEDGGMVEIKNPSALFLQEREKEVPGSVVVPLLEGTRPILVEIQALAVPTNLAFPRRIASGFDQGRLTILAAIINRRLGLPLQSWDIFVNIPGGLVVHEPAADLGVALAIISSFKGKALPSKSFVFGEVGLLGEIRKVIGEEKRVKEARRLGFTIPITPTNVKTLVSVSQKILR
- a CDS encoding DUF2723 domain-containing protein, producing MAKGKLTVGMGFLLVFSVLMVFYLKTLLPTVGFWDTGELQTIASTFDIGHPTGYPTYIVLGKIWLTIFPFGSVAWRMNLFSAICVSLSSGFLFLLIKKITKDSAVSFLAGLVFGLGKPIWDMAVRAEVHSLHLLLTTMVIFLFYKIIVEKQAELLSVVSLLIGLSIGNHMLSIFFLPLLGLTFLLKIKSLNLKLLINSLLLFLLGLSVYLLLPILSLVKEPLVINYKIDNLTNFYRHVFGSDFSGFMHAWTKNSFKETMLYYYSSLGTFLPSFFLIPAAIGFFFGLKKLSQFTILTLILFLSTLYFSLHYQNAILERYFISSFLIIIIWGFSSFSFINQTIGRLSFLILFLLIFMLFGEIKTNYPLVDQSQNYQALIYAENTLKIVPKDSVIFAWWSYSTPLWYLTKVEKIRNDVTIINDGPEKWLELAKKFNGIRPVYFIEKIPLQDQDYELEAAKTIFRLKKKN
- a CDS encoding glycosyltransferase family 39 protein gives rise to the protein MPLLLFLAFLGRLFLLPLPGFGIDINDWMAWANHLLAVGPARFYGTIWCDYLPAYLYVLWFLADLHRFIPNLPYEILMKIPAVLADLGIGFFIYQTVKENRSSRLALLTAGLFLFNPFTFFNSAIWGQIDSVFSLSLLSSVFLLLKKREKLSFVVLGVSCLLKPQAIFFLPLFLLWMVTKKATVGEIVINLFAFAGSIFLISLPFFPQNPLSGLMQLTIKSSNTYPYTSLFAVNLWGLLGTWEPDNLNFMGLSYQFWGFLLLASGLLFTYFLYWQKKNVMFFFFSAALIVLMFFMLPTRVHERWFYAFFPFFLITAALTNKRKIWFGYGTLSVLHFLNLYYVYTYYNQNFLKITQLTDFIGNNFKFLSFLSVTIFGLILVWGIRGLGKLEKFVWEKKIKREMILVIFLFFVSFLIRVIRLDIPKTYIFDEVYHAFTAVEMEKGNLAAWEWWNTPPKGFAYEWTHPPLAKEMMILGIKIFGENSFAWRFPVALFGAGVIVLGYLLGKQLFNQRVGLITAFLLNFDGLVFVQSRIGMNDTFFLFFMLLAFYLFTRYRSEAGSSLFQPAPGSASIQRPGHSTLFFPMGGVRGALEKGDTHLLFMSISLGLALASKWTAMYAIGILGGLFLFRAVANEFFRSTLSTLIKKSSDSTQSDLGQDEAVSCEATKIVGRHLLRGFFKFLLIFLAIPLLVYLFTYLPFFAGGHTWQQFDGLQHQMWWYHTGLKATHPFTSSWYSWPFMFRPVWYYVDYGKETIANIYAMGNPAIWWFGLLAVGYTLVLSIKYLVLSIKRKYFIPDTFYLILIVVGYFGFFLPWALSPRIMFLYHYLPSIPFMCLALGYSLDKLWQSPRFKILAIYYLILVILVFVYFYPHLSALPILKELNETYFWFPSWR